From Caldicellulosiruptor hydrothermalis 108, a single genomic window includes:
- a CDS encoding HypC/HybG/HupF family hydrogenase formation chaperone encodes MCLGYPAKVVEILEDGKKAIVDYLGLKKTINVSLIKELAVGDYLLIHSGVAIEKIDEKEAEEIEKLFGEVRDANS; translated from the coding sequence ATGTGTTTAGGGTATCCTGCAAAGGTAGTCGAAATTTTAGAAGATGGCAAAAAAGCTATTGTTGACTATTTAGGTTTGAAGAAAACTATAAATGTGTCTCTCATAAAAGAGCTTGCTGTGGGTGATTATTTACTTATTCACTCAGGGGTTGCAATTGAAAAAATAGATGAAAAAGAAGCCGAGGAAATAGAAAAACTTTTTGGTGAGGTAAGAGATGCAAACTCATGA
- the hypF gene encoding carbamoyltransferase HypF codes for MKRYRFIFKGLVQGVGFRPFIYSIARKLGLTGFVKNTGEGVLAEFQGDTTSEQITRYIITSLPKNAYLEKIEFYEIEPVVDEKEFCIVESEKNRISTVLPYDLGMCEDCRREFYDKSHRHYHNVFISCTNCGPRYTIIETLPYDRENTSMKQFKFCNECEREYSTPDNRRFNAQSTTCPVCGPRLFLFSFAEKKHIHGEGIELLDFVSQKILEGYIVAIKGIGGFHLVCDPYNETVVKRLFESKRREGKPLALVAQDIEVVKKYCHVNKMEEDIFSSPRCPIILFEKKTEHFSHVNGNLHTLGIMRAYTPILDYILKKTGRDFLIATSANLSGIPMIIDEGEAIQKLEGICDYVLYHNRKIVRRCDDSVGFVVKDKFVLTRPGRGFVPLRLKISSTKFVEKNILALGGHEKTTVALKKDDEVIVSQYLGDLDTKEYIDFYKSALSDLLFLYNLEYDYIACDLHKNYFTTSLAEDIATKDDKRIVYVQHHIAHVFSCMLENNLDSCVGFAFDGTGLGLDGNVWGSEGFIIDKSNVKRAFHLKYYPLVGGEKSIKEPVRLAYYFAYEIDKSFAEEYFANSNFLSKIVKAARLLNYPLCSSFGRIFDVVGVLLRCGEKNNFEAQIPMILESIADKTEEGFYDFVMNFEHEIEIDIVYILQQIINDIKRKTDRSLISAKFHNTVAKIVVEVAKRLRENYNKEVVVLSGGVFQNRLLLEKAVSMLEKEGFKVYFNSLFPINDGGISAGQVYYTIQLLKNC; via the coding sequence ATGAAAAGGTACAGATTTATATTTAAAGGGCTTGTGCAAGGGGTCGGTTTCCGACCCTTTATTTATAGTATTGCAAGAAAACTTGGACTTACCGGGTTTGTAAAAAATACTGGTGAAGGCGTTTTGGCAGAGTTTCAAGGGGATACAACTTCAGAGCAAATAACACGGTATATTATAACCAGCCTTCCTAAAAATGCTTATTTGGAGAAAATAGAGTTTTATGAGATTGAACCGGTTGTAGATGAAAAAGAGTTTTGTATTGTTGAAAGTGAAAAAAATAGGATTTCAACAGTCCTTCCTTATGACTTAGGGATGTGTGAGGATTGTAGAAGAGAATTTTATGACAAATCTCACAGACACTATCACAACGTATTTATTAGCTGCACAAACTGCGGACCAAGATACACAATTATTGAAACTTTACCGTATGATAGAGAAAATACATCTATGAAGCAATTTAAGTTTTGCAATGAGTGCGAAAGGGAGTACTCTACTCCAGACAACAGAAGATTCAATGCACAGTCAACAACCTGCCCAGTATGTGGACCAAGACTTTTTCTTTTTTCATTTGCTGAAAAAAAACATATCCATGGAGAGGGAATTGAACTTTTAGATTTTGTTTCTCAAAAAATTTTAGAGGGATATATAGTCGCAATAAAAGGAATAGGCGGCTTTCACTTGGTGTGTGATCCGTACAATGAAACTGTAGTCAAAAGACTATTTGAAAGCAAAAGACGAGAAGGCAAGCCTTTAGCACTTGTTGCCCAGGACATTGAAGTAGTAAAAAAATATTGCCATGTCAATAAGATGGAAGAAGATATTTTTTCTTCTCCACGATGTCCTATAATTCTTTTTGAAAAAAAGACTGAGCATTTTTCGCACGTAAATGGCAATCTTCACACCCTCGGTATAATGAGGGCGTACACCCCTATTTTGGACTATATCCTGAAAAAAACTGGCAGGGACTTTTTAATTGCAACCTCTGCCAACCTTTCAGGAATCCCAATGATTATTGACGAAGGCGAGGCTATTCAAAAACTTGAGGGTATCTGTGACTATGTGCTCTATCACAACAGAAAAATAGTTCGAAGATGCGATGACAGTGTAGGTTTTGTTGTAAAAGATAAGTTTGTACTGACAAGACCAGGAAGAGGTTTTGTTCCTCTAAGATTAAAGATTTCTTCAACAAAATTTGTAGAGAAAAATATTTTAGCATTAGGAGGCCATGAAAAAACTACAGTTGCCTTGAAAAAAGATGATGAGGTTATTGTAAGTCAATACCTGGGTGACCTTGACACAAAAGAGTATATAGACTTTTATAAGTCTGCGCTAAGTGACCTTCTTTTTCTTTACAACTTAGAATATGATTATATTGCCTGTGATCTGCACAAAAACTATTTTACAACTTCCCTTGCCGAAGATATTGCTACAAAAGATGACAAAAGAATTGTATATGTTCAGCATCATATAGCTCATGTATTTTCATGCATGCTTGAAAATAATTTAGATAGCTGTGTAGGGTTTGCATTTGACGGAACAGGCTTGGGATTGGATGGGAACGTATGGGGAAGTGAAGGATTTATAATTGATAAAAGCAATGTGAAAAGAGCATTTCATCTAAAGTACTATCCTTTAGTGGGCGGAGAAAAATCTATAAAAGAGCCTGTGAGACTGGCATACTATTTTGCATATGAAATTGATAAAAGCTTTGCAGAAGAGTATTTTGCAAATTCTAATTTTCTTTCAAAAATTGTAAAGGCAGCAAGGTTACTGAATTACCCTCTTTGCTCAAGTTTTGGGAGGATATTTGATGTTGTGGGTGTACTTTTAAGATGTGGAGAGAAAAACAATTTTGAAGCACAGATTCCAATGATTTTAGAAAGTATTGCTGATAAGACAGAAGAAGGGTTTTATGATTTTGTTATGAATTTTGAACATGAAATTGAAATAGATATTGTGTATATACTACAACAAATCATTAATGATATTAAAAGAAAGACTGACAGAAGCTTGATTTCTGCGAAATTTCACAACACCGTTGCAAAAATAGTTGTTGAAGTGGCAAAGAGGTTGAGAGAAAATTATAATAAAGAGGTTGTAGTACTATCTGGTGGAGTATTCCAAAACAGGCTTTTGCTTGAAAAGGCAGTGTCTATGCTTGAGAAAGAAGGGTTTAAAGTTTATTTTAATTCCTTATTTCCCATAAACGATGGGGGAATTTCAGCTGGACAAGTATATTATACAATCCAATTATTAAAAAACTGTTAA
- the hypB gene encoding hydrogenase nickel incorporation protein HypB produces MEIKVIKNILERNQNAADNIRSLADENKWYIVNVMGSPGAGKTSFIKCMIENLKDVFNIAVIEGDVASTIDAQAIASYGVKVLQINTGGACHLVADSVAEAIDTLKPMPKTVIFVENIGNLICPSSFDLGENLRVVVSSAAEGDDKPYKYPMMFEKADVVVLSKIDIVDAIGFDMQRYKKGLEAIKEKDLKLFEVSFRTKEGVGSLINYFYTLLDSYFKK; encoded by the coding sequence ATGGAGATAAAGGTAATAAAAAATATTTTAGAGCGGAATCAAAACGCAGCCGACAATATAAGAAGCTTAGCAGATGAAAATAAATGGTATATTGTAAATGTGATGGGATCACCTGGTGCAGGTAAGACATCTTTCATTAAGTGCATGATAGAAAATCTTAAAGATGTATTTAACATTGCAGTAATTGAAGGTGATGTTGCATCAACAATTGATGCTCAAGCTATTGCAAGCTATGGAGTTAAAGTTTTGCAGATAAACACAGGTGGTGCTTGCCATTTAGTTGCAGATAGTGTTGCAGAAGCAATAGATACTCTCAAGCCTATGCCCAAAACAGTAATCTTTGTTGAAAACATTGGCAATCTTATCTGTCCATCTTCGTTTGATTTGGGAGAAAACTTGAGAGTTGTTGTCTCTTCTGCTGCAGAGGGTGATGACAAGCCATATAAATATCCTATGATGTTTGAAAAAGCTGACGTTGTTGTTCTGTCAAAGATTGATATAGTGGATGCCATTGGTTTTGATATGCAAAGATACAAAAAGGGTTTAGAAGCTATAAAAGAAAAAGATTTAAAACTGTTTGAGGTATCGTTCAGGACAAAAGAAGGTGTGGGAAGCCTCATTAATTACTTTTATACTCTTTTAGATTCATATTTCAAAAAGTAG